The genomic segment TATCCCAGTTTTGTTTTTAAGAAACTGTGTTCCTCGGCATGTCCAAAAGGATGAATGTGGAATAATTTTGCTTCGTTTTGATCATAAATAGTTTCTAGTGTATCTACTCCGGTTGCTTTAAATTTGGTCGTTTCAGAAGCAGTATAATTTAGCATAAGACTTTCAACCAGCGGTGTATAAGGCTCATTTGGGATAACCACATTTTCGTCTTTGGTAGAAAACGCCAAAGCATATATTTTGGAATATAAATTATGCAGGAACGAAGTGTTTAATGTTAGTTTTAGCTGGCTATGTTTCTTAGTATTATCGGTATTATTTACGACAAAGGTTGTATTAAACGGGGCAGCAAGTGGAAATAAGGCGACAGCACTGTTACTCTGCCAGATATTATTGGATAAAATGGATAATATATATTCAAAATAAGTATTTGCTCCTACGATTGCGTCGGCAGGATTAAATGAGTTAGCAGTAGGAGAACTACTTAATACACTATTTTTAAATTGAATTGTATTAATTGTATTTAGAGCTGAATTTTTGTAGGCTTTATAGTGTTCGACAAAACTAGCCGGAGTATTTTTCCAGGCGATATCAACATTGATGTTGCTCCAGTTTTTAGCAAAAGCTTCATTGTATTTAATGTAAAAATTGGAGCCTTTTACAGGCTGGCTAGAAAAAGGAAAAAATGGTTTTGCAGCATTAATTATCCCGTTGTCGTTTTCTAAAACAGCATTTTTAATTTTCTGAACATCAATATTGATAGTGATGCTTTCCAGTTTATTTTCTGCCAATGATTTGTATAAATCATATCCATTGTCTTTTGTAATGTCGAGTTTAAATTTTGCAACAGGTAAATCTGTAGCAAATTCTTCACCGTATATTTTGGGATTATATCCTGTAATTGCGTCTACACTTTCATCAAGTTGAAAGGCAATTTTTATGATTTTTCCACTTACCGTAGTGTCGTAAGTTACGGATGGTTTCAGCGTTACTGATAGCGGTATTTCCGTCAACTCAAACCATTTTTTGGCTGTGGTTAACTGAAGGCTTAAACACTTTGTAATCATTGCCGGAGTTATAGTAGTGAAAGCATTCTCAAAGGTAAAACTCATCTCGATGCTTCGTTTTCCTTCTGCTAAAGATAGAATAGGAGAGGCGACTGCAAAACCCAAGACTGTATCGGGTAATTTAGGTAATACGGGAGTTTCTTCGATATATCCAAAAGGCCACCATTGTGTATTGTTTTTATCAGGGAAAGCTGCACCTAAACCGTCGTAGGAATTTGCGATTGGGCTGGCAACTATTTTTTTTGTCTTGGCGTCATTATATACATTTTTCAATGAAGAAACAACAGTTTTATTGGCTATCAATTCATTGTTTGAATAATAATTTAGGGTTTTTCCCAAAGCGTCTTTGCCACCGTCAAATCCGGTTTTTATATCTATTTTTTCCTGAAGAGCATTTTTTGCCAATTCAAAAATCATGTAGACTTTATCTGGTGTTGCGGGCAATTTATCAATTTTTAATATCTGATTGTAATAAAAATCAAGATGACGTTTGGTAAGGTCATTGTATCTTTTTTTGCTGTTTTCCAACAACATTAAAAATGCGATGAATAATGTTAAGTGTGGTGTAATCGCATATTCCTGTTTTTTTTCTGCAACTAGATTATCCAGTTCTTTTTTTACCCGATTCAGGAGTAATTTATTTTTTACGGATGGTTTTTCACCGGTTAATTTAAAAAACTTAAAAAAAGCCTTCCAATCAGTTGAAGGTTTTTGCGGATTAGAGGTTTCATAATAATTTACATATTCAGAAAAATTATCAGCAAATAAAATCCAATCGGCTTGGTCAAAATCATTAAGATGAATGTTTTCAGGTTGTAACGCGTTGAGATAGCGTTGCTTTTGGTCGCTGCCATTAGAAGTCAAAACACTCAATATAGTGGTACAATTACTCATCTTTTTAACAATTTATAAATTGGTTCCTTCTTGTTTGTAAAATGGATAAACCATATTTATTCTCGAATTGGTAGCTCGTACTTTAAAATCAAGCAGTACTAATAATTCGCCACTCAAATCGTCACCTTTTGTAATGTCAATTTTTTCAACGTCAATTCTTGGTTCGTGATAAAGAATGGCCGTTTTAATGAGCTCAGAAACAAATGTTTTTAATGTTCGGTTCAACGGGTTAAACAATAATTCGTCCATATTACAGCCGTATTTGGGCTGCATAAGGCGTTCGCCAATTTTAGTTGAAAGTAAAATCTCCAAGCTGCTTTTAATGTCTTCTTCATCAGTCAACATTGTTACCTCTTTGGTACTTTCTTTAAATTCGGGAGGAAAACTCCATCCTATACCTAAAAAATCTTGTGCTGTTTCCATAATTAACCAATTAAAACTGTTGCTAATCCGGCTACTATTGTGCCACCATGTGCGGTTGAATCACCCATTCTTGCGGCGGGTTTTCCTCCAATTAAAACCGTTGCAGAACCTGCGACAATACTATCAGGCGGACCTGTACAAGTAGCCATGTCGCCAACACATGCAGCTGGCATTCCCCCAATTAAAACGGTTGGCGCACCGGCAGGTAAAATTGGACCGCCCACATGCGGAACCGTTCCCGTAACCATTGGGCAAACGTGCATATCTGTAATCCTGGCGGCTGGTGCTCCCATAATTTTAATTTATTTGTACTAAACTTCCTTTTACAACAGCAACTGCGCTTGATGACATTTCTACACCTGCACTTCCTTCTGCCTTAAATTGAGCGTTGGCTTTTAAGGAAACATTTGCGCCTTCGATTTTTACATCTCCTGTTGATTTGAATTCGATATTTCCGGCACTTTCTATTTTTATGCCGTTGCTGTCAATCGTGATTACATTCGAATTTTCATCTTCAATTTTGATTACGCCCTGATCTTCATCGAGCGTTATTTTTTTGCCTGCAGGAGTTTCAATTCCAATAGATTTTTTTTCATCATCAAAAATGACTTTCATCTCGCTTCGGGTTACAATTCCTTTTTGGTGATTGTCGTCAGAAGCTACTATCGGAGCAGGTTTTCCGCTGCTGTTAAGCATTCCTAAAACGATGGCATTATTGGGATCTTCATTGATAAAACCAACAATTACTTCGTCTTCGATTTCGGGTCTGAAAAAAATACCTCTTTTATCTCCTGCATCAGGCACAGCTACACGGCACCAAATACCTTGTTCGTCATTGTTGATAATTGGAATTTTTACTAAAATCCGGTCTTCACTATTTGGATCAGATTCGAGTTGCGTTACAATTCCCACGTGAAGTCCTTTTATAGCCGGAATGATTCCGGAACCTGTTGGTGTATGAATGTCAAATGTTTCAGAAAACCACTCGGGATTTAGCCCGAATTGTGCATCGATAGTCCAGTTTCCTTCGGCTATTTCGTGAAAAACTCCAGTTATGTAGGCTTTTCCGTTAAATCTGTCACCCACACCTTCGAGTGTGATAATTGTATTTGGTTTTACTGTTGGAATTCCTTGAAATTTTGCTCTTCCGCGAATTTTTGATAATTGCTGAAAAAGCAATTTAGCATCTGCCCAATCCTGAAGTTCAACTTCGGTAATGGTTGCGCCGTGACGTAATTCGAGATTTTCGAGTTGGATAATATCGGCTAAATCAGAAGCTGACAGATTACCATTTAGGCTTACACCGGGATCATTGGCTTCAATTTCTACTACTTCCTGATTGGTATAATCCCAACTGTACGAAGACACTTTTGCAAATTGATTTCGTGCATCCATTTCGGCATCAAAATCAAGCAGAGTTGA from the uncultured Flavobacterium sp. genome contains:
- a CDS encoding baseplate J/gp47 family protein; this translates as MSNCTTILSVLTSNGSDQKQRYLNALQPENIHLNDFDQADWILFADNFSEYVNYYETSNPQKPSTDWKAFFKFFKLTGEKPSVKNKLLLNRVKKELDNLVAEKKQEYAITPHLTLFIAFLMLLENSKKRYNDLTKRHLDFYYNQILKIDKLPATPDKVYMIFELAKNALQEKIDIKTGFDGGKDALGKTLNYYSNNELIANKTVVSSLKNVYNDAKTKKIVASPIANSYDGLGAAFPDKNNTQWWPFGYIEETPVLPKLPDTVLGFAVASPILSLAEGKRSIEMSFTFENAFTTITPAMITKCLSLQLTTAKKWFELTEIPLSVTLKPSVTYDTTVSGKIIKIAFQLDESVDAITGYNPKIYGEEFATDLPVAKFKLDITKDNGYDLYKSLAENKLESITINIDVQKIKNAVLENDNGIINAAKPFFPFSSQPVKGSNFYIKYNEAFAKNWSNINVDIAWKNTPASFVEHYKAYKNSALNTINTIQFKNSVLSSSPTANSFNPADAIVGANTYFEYILSILSNNIWQSNSAVALFPLAAPFNTTFVVNNTDNTKKHSQLKLTLNTSFLHNLYSKIYALAFSTKDENVVIPNEPYTPLVESLMLNYTASETTKFKATGVDTLETIYDQNEAKLFHIHPFGHAEEHSFLKTKLGYPESKNSYLLPTYCIGGELFIGLENVKELQQITLLFQVSEGSEDPETPSFTGKQKIEWSVLGNNEWRILDYSDILLNETDNLLQSGILKFSLPKEATQNNTRLPKNYIWLRAKMHKKYNVVCKMIGIHSQAVLATFQDNSNDLSHLNTGLKAQTISKLIQRQSNVKSVVQPYNSFDYKPEESNEDYYRRISERLRHKNRAITMWDYEHIILQKFPELYKVKCLNHTCETSYQSPGNVTLVVIPDTVNKNVFDVFKPRVSTAMLNKVKNHIDQLNSMHVTTYVINPQYEEVKVDLKVKFRPGYDENFYMQQLNADIIKFLSPWALDKNSPITFGVIIHSSLLINYIEKLGYVDYLQDVKLWKNGALLDKVAVPSNPKSILVSAKDHLISTDVKECTVKPKESKEECQL
- a CDS encoding GPW/gp25 family protein, giving the protein METAQDFLGIGWSFPPEFKESTKEVTMLTDEEDIKSSLEILLSTKIGERLMQPKYGCNMDELLFNPLNRTLKTFVSELIKTAILYHEPRIDVEKIDITKGDDLSGELLVLLDFKVRATNSRINMVYPFYKQEGTNL
- a CDS encoding PAAR domain-containing protein; the encoded protein is MGAPAARITDMHVCPMVTGTVPHVGGPILPAGAPTVLIGGMPAACVGDMATCTGPPDSIVAGSATVLIGGKPAARMGDSTAHGGTIVAGLATVLIG
- the vgrG gene encoding type VI secretion system tip protein VgrG; translated protein: MNNSGVIQTSQSADLVTHKILIEGEELSNTYQVKSLVVQNEVNRIPMAQIVLTDGEASERDFKLSNEDLLIPGKKIEITAGYHNDEATIYKGIIIKHSIKIKSGASLLIIECKDEAVKLTIGRKSKYFYDVKDSEAFEEIIDAYGLEKDVEATNFSHKELIQYNTSDWDFIVSRAQANGKLCFVENGKITISKPNLTSDSVETVTFGSTLLDFDAEMDARNQFAKVSSYSWDYTNQEVVEIEANDPGVSLNGNLSASDLADIIQLENLELRHGATITEVELQDWADAKLLFQQLSKIRGRAKFQGIPTVKPNTIITLEGVGDRFNGKAYITGVFHEIAEGNWTIDAQFGLNPEWFSETFDIHTPTGSGIIPAIKGLHVGIVTQLESDPNSEDRILVKIPIINNDEQGIWCRVAVPDAGDKRGIFFRPEIEDEVIVGFINEDPNNAIVLGMLNSSGKPAPIVASDDNHQKGIVTRSEMKVIFDDEKKSIGIETPAGKKITLDEDQGVIKIEDENSNVITIDSNGIKIESAGNIEFKSTGDVKIEGANVSLKANAQFKAEGSAGVEMSSSAVAVVKGSLVQIN